ATGATAAGGTGTCCACTTTTCAGCTGCAGTGGGGTGCTGGCAGGTGCCAGGATGCTGGTTGTCATGTGGGCATTTGCAGCAGCAGCATTGGCAGCATGTCGTGGGGAAGCAGGGGACCCCACTGGCATCTTTGTGTATGTTTGTGCTGGTGACAGTTTTAGCATAGTGGTGGGGCCCTGGTGGCCACAGGACAGTGTGAgctctttgtgtgtgtttatgggtGGCGGTGGCTACTCAGGGCCAGGGCAGGTCTCTGTTCTCTTTGCCTAGTTTCTGGCAGCAGCAGCGTCAACACAGGAGCAGGGTGCTGGTGGCAGGTAAGGCTAAGGGGCTCCATGCCCTCCAAAACTTCGATGGGAATGGCAGGGTGCATTCATGCTGGCAGAAGTGCCATGGCAGGGCACACATCTGCCTGTGCACACACAAGCCAGCAAAGTGATTTGGGAGGTGGCCATGGGCTAGTATCTGCAGGCAAGGTAccactggggaggctgcagtggaagGAGAGAATGTACAGGCTGATATGTGTCTGTGGAGGCTGCTCTGCTGGAGCTCTCTGCTTGTCAGGTGTAGTCTGCCAGCACAGGAGCTATGATGCAGGCCACCAAGAGGAACACCCCTTTTGGGCACCTGAGGCTGCACTGCAAGCACCCAGGGAGAGTCCAGCAGGCTGAGGGGTGTTCAGGTTGGACCAGCCCCATCTCATGGCCAAGGCCACCCTGCAGAGTTCATGTATGACAATTCCTCTAGGGCTAAGTCTCCTATAGGAGTAAGTTGAGCCTAAGGGAATGGGTGTCCCTGACTGTGCTCCACTACAGATGCTCCTGCATGAAACCCTCTGGACTCCACACTGGCTGGAACTCTGCCCCGACCACTTCTGTAAGCAGCTGTCTTTGCCAACTCAAGTGTCCACAGTGGTCATGGGGACTCCTCTGGCCAGGATTCCAAAGGCCCATGGTTAGATCGGGTTGCTCTTTGCTTCTTCAActcaccccttccccaggagTTGTTGGGGGCTAGGAATGAGTCCTGGTGCATGGTAGGCCcgtgcagggttcccagcttcctccctcttcGGCCCGACATCTGCGTCTTCCCTACAACCGCTCTCAATGCCTTCCCTTTGAAGATCTGCTAAGAGTGCACCAGTCTTCCCAATGTCCCAATCCCTCAGTGGCAGATGTTCCTCCTGGCTGTGTCTAGTTGACCATCTTGATCACAGGTCTACTTTGCTCTCATAAACCCTGATAAAGCTTTGTTCCCAGTAGCCTCACAATGAGATGGAGAAGCCTCAGAGAAGGCACCAATGTGGTTACTCCAGGGTGACAGAGGCGTGACTCACTTCAATTTTTGTTgtcacaattgcttttgaggatctagctataaattctttcccaaggctgatgtccagagttgtgtttcctaggttttcttctaggattcttaaagtttgaagtcttacatttaaatctttaatccaccttgagttacttttttatatggtgaaaggtaggggtccagttttattcttctgcatatgtctagccagctatcccagcaccatttattgaagactgcCGTTTCCTCACTGCTTACTTttattgactttgtcaaagatcagatggctgttgGTGTGTGGGTTAATTTctcagctctctattctgttccattggtttatgtgtatttttgtaccactatcatgctgttttggtcactgtagctttggaggatagtttgaagtcaggtagtgtgatgcctccagctttgttctttttgcctagaaGTCCTTTGACTATTCTGgatctttttggttccatatgagttttagaatagtttctttccaattctgtgaaaagtgATATTGGTCATTTCACAGGAATAATgctgaatctgtaggttgctttgggcaTTATGTCCGTttgaattatattgattcttccagttcgtgagcaaggaatgtttttccatttgttagtgTCATCTATAacttctttcagtagtgtttgtagttctccttgtagagctctttcatcttcttggttagatgtattcctaagtaatttttttgtggctattgtaaacgGGATTACttcttgatttggctgtcagcttgaccattatttgtgtataggaatcGTACTGACTTTTTAcaatgatttttgtatcctggaaCCTTACTGAAGTCATtcatcagttccaggagccttttggtgtactctttagggttttctaggtatagaatcatattgtctgtgaagagagatagcttgacttctcttcctatttggatgccttttctttctttctcttgcctgattgatcTGGCTAGAGCTTCCATTAATTCTGTGTTGAATGTAACAAGATAAGGATGCATATTGTAATCcacacaacaaataaaaaaatataaaaagctattattaaaaagccaatggagaaaacagactaaaatacaaaaaaacgcCTCAAcccaaaagaagacatgaaagaaggatatatataacaaataacaGCGAgaccaaatagaaaacaaaaagaaagtggaTACACTTAAACACAGCCATGTCAATAATCCCgctaaatataaatgtattaaacacTCCAACAAAAGACAGAGGTTGATgaacttgatttaaaaatcaatatccaATTATATGCTCTTAACAAATAATgcacttaaaatacaaaacacagcTAGGTTGAAAGTACTAGGATGGAGGAAATATGCAATGCAAACAACAGGTGAGTATGGAAGAAATAAcggagcttcaaaatacatgaagcaaaatttTACAAAGTTAAAAAGAGAAGTAGATAAATCCATAATCACAGCTGTAAATTTAAGCTCTCCTCTATTAATTATTGGCAAATGAAGCAGACAGATAAATTAGTAAGGATATATATAGTATTTGAAAACTCCTATCAACCAAATTTGACCTACACCAAGATAAACCAAATTCTGGGTCATAAAATgagtttctatatattttaaaatatttaaataatgaaatatgttctctgaccacaaagaaattaaattagaaaccaaTAGCAAAAGCATATCTAGAAGATCCCCAATACTTGGAAATTAGGgacatttttctaaataactcatggtttaaaaagaaattagaagtGAAATTAAAGATATATCAAACTGCATAAGAAAACACAATATATCAAATTTTGTGAGATGCAGCTTAAGCAGTCCTAAGTGGAAAATgtatagctttatttttatattagaaaagaagaatggtTTGAAGTGAATAATATAAGATTTCACCTTAAGGGGCTATAAATTACATTCAAattgaatagaaaaaataaaatagtaaagatAAGGAACAGAAAtaattgaaatagaaaaagcCAAAGTGATAGACAGTAATCAAGAAAGCTGAAGAcagtttttaaaggaataaaattcaTAAAAGCCCAGCTAAaagtaatcaagaaaaaaaacacaaaacataagtTACCAATTTCAGAAATTATAGAGGTTGCATCGCCACACATGCTACACGCATTTCAAAAATATGAAGGGAATATTATGCACAACTTTGGTCAACAAATTTGACTATTTAGATGAAGTGGAAAAAgcctttgaaaaacaattttccaAACTAACATTAGACTGGACCTTTTGAATAGTGTAAATACCAAAGTTAATTCAAAACATAATAGattctcaaaaggaaagtttcagGAATGGATGTCTTCACAGATGACTACTACTAAATACTTAAGGAGGAAACAATACcaattttaaacaaattgaaCATTACAAAACATTGCAGACATAAATTAaacacctaaataaatgaagagatatacaTTCAGAAATTGAAGGTCACAAAGTTGTTAAGATTTCAATTCTCCCTATATTGATTTATAAATTCAACACCGTCACAATGAAATCATAACAGGCTTTGACATTAATagaaaagctgattctaaaatttttaagaatgtagggagtgtaaattagttcaaccattgtggaagacagtgtggtgattcctcaaggatatagaactagaaatactatttgacccagccatcccattactgggtatataaccaaaggattataaatcatgctactataaagacacatgcacacgtatgcttattgtggcaccattcacaatagcaaagacttggaaccaacccaaatgtccatcaaagatagactggattaagaaaatgtggcacatgtacaccatggaatactatgcagccataaaaaaggatgagttcatgtcctttgcagggacatagatgaagctggaaaccatcattctgagcaaactatcacaaggacagaaaaccaaacactgcatgttctcactcataggtgggaattgaacaatgagaacacttggacacagggtggggagcatcacacactggggcctgtcggggggtcgggggctaggggagagatagcattaggagaaatacctaatgtaaatgacgagttaatgggtgcagcaaaccaacttggcacacgtatacctatgtatcaaacctgcacgttgtgcacttgtaccctagaacttaaaagcataataataataataaagaatgtaTGAGGGACCTAGAATAGCTGAAATGATCTTGTAAAAAGGAGAGCACAGTTGGATGAGCTGTGTTACCTAATTTTATGTCTTAGCATAAAATTGTGACATGACATGAAATTAATCATGACAATGTGGTTTTGGCATAAGGATaggcaaatagatcaatggaacagaatagatgaGGAGTTGGCAATCTCTTTTTCTAAAAGGACAGATAGCAAATACTTTATGTGATGCAGGCTATAcaatctctgtcacaactactctgttatagtgtgaaagcagccatagctGATAGTTAAATTAATGTATCTGTGTTCTAACAAAGTTTTATGAACACTGAAATTTcaatttcacataaattttacatcataaaatattcttttgctttttttctcaaccatttagaaatgtaaaccaaaaaaaaaaaaacaaaaaaacaaaaaaaaagacccaaaaacACCTGTCTTAGTTTACAAAccataccaaaacagatacaaatGGAAATTTGTTTGAGGGAAGTGGAATGATTCATATTTTGACTGAGAATTAAACAAGGCCACTGTACCTTGGAAGGATTTTAGATAAGACATCCAAGATAGTAGGTCGTGGTAAAGGGTGGGAGAGAACAGAATGAACCACTGAATGGGGGTGGCTGTAGGGAATGCCTTTAAGGAAACACCTTCTCCCTGCTTTGTGACCCACCAGAATTGAACATGGGGAAATGATGAGGGTAGCAGGTCATTTTGAAATGGacccaaacagagatatagatcaatggaacacaacagagccgtcagaaataatgccacatatctacaactatctgatctttgacaaacctgacaaaaacaagaaatggggaaaggattccctatttaataaatggtgctgggaaaactggctagccatatgtagaaagctgaaactggatcccttccttacaccttatacaaaaatcaattcaagatggattaaagacttaaatgttagacctaaaaccataaaagccctagaagaaaacctaggcaataccattcaggacataggcatgggcaaggacttcatgtctaaaacaccaaaagcaatggcaacaaaagccaaaattgacaaatgggatctaattaaactaaagagcttctgcacagcaaaggaaactaccatcagagtgaacaggcaacctacaaaatgggagaaaatttttgcaacctactcatctgacgaagggctaatatccagaatctacaatgaactccaacaaatttacaagaaaaaaacaaacaaccccatcaaaaagtgggcgaaggacatgaacagacacttctcaaaagaagacatttatgcagccaaaaaacactgaaaaaatgctcaccatcactggccatcagagaaatgcaaatcaaaaccacaatgagataccatctcacaccagttagaatggcaatcattaaaaagtcaggaaacaacaggtgctggagaggatgtggagaaataggaacacttttacactgttggtgggactgtaaactagttcaacccttgtggaagtcagtgtggcgattcctcagggatctagaactagaaattccatttgacccagccatcccattactgggtatatacccaaaggactataaatcatgctgctataaagacacatgcacatgtatgtttattgcggcattattcacaatagcaaagacttggaaccaacccaaatgtccaacaatgatagactggattaagaaaatgtggcatatatacaccatggcatactatgcagccataaaaaatgatgagttcacgtcctttgtagggacatggatgaaattggaaatcatcattctcagtaaactatcgcaagaacaaaaaaccaaacaccgcatattctcactcataggtgggaattgaacaatgagaacacatggacacaggaaggggaacatcacacttcggggactgttgtggcgtggggggaggggggagggatagcattgggagatatacctaatgctagatgacgagttggtgggtgcagcgcaccagcatggcacatgtatacatatgtaacttacctgcacgttgcgcacatgtaccatagagcctaaagtataataataataataataataataataataataataataataataataaaaagaaaaaaaattagcaaaaaaaaagaaatggacctTCGGGTAGTATTTGGGGTGGAAAAATCCCCTTTCTCCAACCACATTTTGGCCACCCCAGCAACACCACCCCCACAGAGGTATCAGTGCTTTGTGATGTCCAAGCCACCCCAGGACTACCATTGGATAGGGGTGCCCCATTCTGACCAAACAAAGCTGAAGGGTGGGGCTCCTCATTACCCAGGGGTGGGTATACATAAGGAGGTCAGGAGCATGGGGTAGACCACTGGGAGGCTTAAATATGGCTAAGGAGACCCACACACCAGTGAAGcctaaagaaaatatgaaacaacCAATTATAAGCACGAAAAAGCCAACCCCAAGAAccaaagagaagaaggaaaagaagaactcTTCTCAACAAAAGACCAACAAAAATGGCAAGGTCAGGTGATCCTATTcttgttccttcttttcttccccctctATTCTCTCAAGACCCCTATCCTGTCCTTGCCTAGCACAACCCCCTTCCTCAGTGTGCACTCCTATTCATAAAGCTCCCCTTCCTATAcaacctctttctcttcccctaaACCAATGTCCTTCTGGCTCACTGTGTTGTCCTTCTAGGTGGAGAAGAAAATCATAAAGGTAAAAAAACCCCTTCAAaggaattcaagaaaaaaaactcaGTCACCTCCTTCCTGCTCCAAAAAGCCTAGGATAACAATGAGACCAACAATATTTGTGTGTCACCACGAGCAGAataagacacaacaaaaaaatcagaagagcAAGCAcaaaagacaacagaaaataaaaatcagaagagCAAGCCCAGAAGCCGCTGGCAAAAGCAAACCATCCCAAGTAACCATCTCTGCTGCCAGTAAATGCAGAGCGTGGATCAGAAACGTACAACTAGCAACAGCAACTCTGGGGAATCACCAATCACATAAAGGCCAAATCTGAGACCAACAGTGTTCCACCCATGCTGATGAACGCAATAAAATCAGCACAATGTAAAAGGATGATGTGGATGTTTGTCTGTAGTGGGGAGGGggttaagaaagaaaaactgctaagagggagagaggcagggtcCTGTATGGTTGGGGGCCAGACCAACAGGTATACAGTTAGCTATCGGGGGATAAGGAGTGAGTGAGGACTAAGAAGTGAAGACAAATCAACACTTTACCCCACAGACAAGAAGAAAAAGGGCTTTGGTGTTTCTACATGTACTTAGGGTAGGTGTGGGTAGCAACATCAAGGTCTAAATTCCCAGAACCCAGTTAGGAGGAGGGttttatgtgtgatgtgtgtggcaATAACACACCCCACAAAAAGACAATAAAACCACCTCCAGGTCATCCGTGTCATAGTGGTGTATGTCGTAACCCACACTATCCTATAAGCAAGTAAAGGCCCTCAGGAGGACCCAAAACTCATCCTATCAAGAGTCACtctcttgcgatagtttactgagaatgatgatttccatcaagaacaaaaaaccaaacaccgcatattctcactcataggtgggaattgaacaatgagaacacatggacacaggaaggggatcatcacactctggggactgttgtgtgggatcatcacactctggggactggggaggggggagggatagcattgggagatatacctaatgctagatgacgagttagtgggtgcagtgcaccagcatggcacatgtatacatatgtaactaacctgcacattgcgcacatgtaccctaaaacctaaagtataataataataaataaataaaagaaaaaaaaaagaagaaaaaaaaaaaaaaaaaagaaagtgtcacTCTCAGCACCCTGAAAGACAAATAGTGAAGTTTGGAGGCCACAAACCCAGCACTAATTAGGTCACTTTCTTGTTAAGTAGCTTAGGATGGAGCAGTGGCCTACCAAGCGTGGGGGCAGTGGCAGAGGTCTGCCCACTTGCTGGccataaagaaaaacattgtCTGCAGAGAATTTtaatataagaataataaaaccCAGTAAAAGTCAGTCTTTTACTTATTAGCACCAGATACAAGTTTTCAATTTTTCCCTACCCAAATCCTCTTCTGGTCTGAGTTGTGAAAGATTGCTGTGGTTAAATTTAAGCTTGAATAAAATCAATGTAAGGTGCAAATTAgctgatttttaatatttatgttttaataatcattttattCTACAGGGAAGTTAATTTGGATAAATCCTTATTAAATAGTTGATGCAAGACATAGGCTGTTCCTTTCTAAAGTAAGCTCTTAACAATTTGGAATTGTTTTGATGCAGCACAGGCAAGCCCCACACTTGGGGCTTAGgtgggagggttcttggcttcactcaggaaagaattcaaaggCAAGCCAGTGGTGTTAAACAGCAACTTTAATTGAAGCAGAAGTGTAGAGAGCAGCAGAGGTACTGCtcctgctccttgcagagcagggctgccCCATACGCAGTGTCCCCAGaatagcagctcagaggcagttctACACTCATGTTGATtcccacttttaattatattcaAATTAAGGAGcaatttatgcagaaatttctaggatgagggtggtaacttccaggttgtcaggtcattgccatggaaaggggcagtaactcctgggtgttgccatggcaatggtaaattgACATGACACATTGCTAGACAAGGCTTAAGGAAAGCTAGCTGCTTCTGCCCTAGACCTggtttagctagtcctcaatccGTTCTGCTGTCCAAGCCCCGCCTCTGGAGTCAagtcctgcctcctacctcagTTTGAGCTTGCTTTGAGCATACTTCCAGACTGCAGTCCCTGTGgtaatatatgatacatatgtCTACACTTTAAAAGTACacgaaattaaaaattataacgTGATTATAAAGACAAAGAACAACCAGAGTTACCTCAGCTCTGTGATTCTGTGTAATCACTTGCTTTTATTGGTGTCTAAATCAGTGAAACGAAGTGTTAAATTTAAGGAGTAAAATTTGGGGggataaagacatttttattacatttgaaaataaaatattttactgaatttgaaCAATATACTCAAGCATGAAATGTATTCTTTAATTGCTCATTAATActacataaaaatcaaaatgctAAAATTTTATATCAGTTGCATAATTTAGTAGTTGCctacattttacttttacatgttttaattttcttaaaattgtctTATGATTTTTACTATGACAACTATATGCAAAATGTTTTATAGAGAAAATTTacactgtattttctttcttgttataaTTATTTGTGTTAATTCATGTGTATTACTAAAAATATTCTGTTGAGGTAGCAGCGTTAAAAATATATCTCACAACTTAGTgtatatactaaaaatcattcaATTATGCACATTTATTAAATGGTTAATTGtacattaaatgaatgaattgtatgGCATGTAATTATAGCTCGATTAaattggctgtgtgtgtgtgtgtctgtatccaGGTGAGAAGTATATTAATTGTGTCATGGagggaaatattttttatctaAAATCTCTCATAATTTggccccagtctctggtatttttgtttttcttttttctttttgttttaaacagcTCTATTGAGGAATAATTAACCTACAATAAACTGTATGTTTAAAGTATGCAATTTGATCAGTTTCCACATATATGTACATCTGGTAAATCAACACCTCAATTAAAATACTGAACATATTCATTCATAATCTCCAAATGCTCAAAACTGGAGACAATCCGAGTGGCCATTAATagattaaataataaacaaattgttgtatattcatacaatggaatactactcagcagtaaaaagagGATGAACTAAGAATACACATAATGACATGAacgaatctcaaaataattacactgagagaaagaaaccaaacaaagtatttatgattccatttatataaaattttagaaattacaaACTAATCCATAGTGATAAAGAAAATCATTAGTTGCCTGGAGACAAAGTTGAGTCGGGGTGAAAGGAGCAGAAAGGAGGGATTACAAAGGAGCACACAGAAACTTTTGGGAATAATGGATATATTCATTACCTTAAGTGTGGAGATGGTTTCATCAATGATTATGTACGTCAAACCTTTTCAGTttgtacactttatttatttattttttgagacggggtctcactgtgttgcccaggctggaatgcagtggtgtgatctgggctcactgcagacttgacctcctgggctcaagcaatcctcccacctcagcctccctagtagctggggctgtaggcacacatcaccatacctgactaattttttttttcattttttgtagagaggaggtctcactatgttgcccaggctggtcttgaactcctgggctcaagggatcctcccaccttggcctcccgaagtgctgggattataggcatgagccactgtgcccggctgtacaccttaaatatatgcattttatttcatgtCAACTATACCTAAATAAAGGGTTCTTAAGCTATTGTTATTCTAGAGAGATAAGGGCAGATAATTACATTTACAGAACAAAAACAGAATGGACAACTATTATATACCCAtcataactaaaaataataaataaataagcaataagATCCCCAAACCAGGATGGTTTCCAAATGTAATAATAGAACAAAAACTAgttcttgaaaattaaaaaatataacaactaaatttaaatattaattaaaaactcACGCAACCACATGATTAAATtccaaaaacattattttaaataaaagaaatatactcTATAATTTTTCTGAAGTTTGAGAAGAGTCAAAACAATATGTGGCAATAAATATCAGAATACTGTTTACCTTTGGGTTTGATATTGACTGAAAAATGGGCATGAGGAAATATTctgaagtgatgaaaatgttctatatcttgatatgTGTGGGGGTTACATGACTGGGTATATACATGTGTAAAAGTTCATCTAGTTATACATTGAAATTTGTGCatacctcaatttcagaaattgAATACTAATGCTAAAATACAAAGTGAAGAAATTCCCTATgaagtagaataaaagaaaaataagagcaaaaataATAACTTCAGAAGGTCAATCCAAAAGATCTAACATCTGAATAATAGGgattccagaaagagaaaacaaagaaaataaagaacgtGCAATTATCTTtagtaatatatataatttccgTAGAACTGAGGTACTGGAGTCACCATTTAGACTAAAAGAACCCAATGAGTGTCCACCAAAAggaatgaatatatacatattatcatCTGAAATTTCAGAATTTTGTGATAAATAAATTATCCTGAATGCTGTCTCAgataaaaaaagtcaaatatcacATATGAAGGAATGAGAATGAAAATTGCATTTCACTTCTTTATACCAATACTGGATGCTAGAAGATACTGGAAGAATgtcttaatatattatttatggaaaataaattttatcttagGATTTTATACTGAGCCAAACTATGTTTCCAATGTTATGacagaataaatacatttttagatatGCAGGCTTTCAAAATATTTACCTCCAATTCATCCTGTTCTGGTTACATAAAAACGACCCTAAGTCATAGTtgcttaaaaaaacaacaataattttgttgttgttgttaatgacTCAAATTCGAGTAGGTCTAAATGGGGAAGGCTGGGCTCGTGTTTCAAGTGGTATCAGTTAGGGCCCACTTCAATTGAGACCTGAAAGGCCCACTTCAAGATTGCTCACTCATGTGTCTGGCAGTTGATATTGGCTGCTGGCTGAGAGTTTAGACAGAATTGAGAGCTGGAGTCCTTGATTCTCTCCATGTAGTCCTCTACCTGTGACCTGTGATTCTTCATAGCATGGTGGCTGGGTTCAAAGGATGAGGATTCTGAGAGAAAGCCAGGTAGAAACTACTGATTTTTATGGCCTAGACTTGGAAACCACAAGGCATCATTTCTATCATGCTCTGTTAGTCAAGGTATGCTCAATGGTCTGCCCAggttgaagaggagggaacacaGAGTCCACCTCTGCACAGAGGAGTGGCAAGATTCTGGAGAAATATGTTGGACAGAACATATCTCTGTGGCCATTCTtgggaaataaaatatagaatttacTGCACACTCTTTCTAAGGCAACTATTGGAGAGTGGGCTACACTCAAATGGGAGTGTAGGCCCAAAAAGTAGAAGATGTGGATCTAAGCAATCAAGAATTCAACACAAGAGAGATGCAAAGAAAATCTCTAGGATgagctgggcgccatggctcatgccgcaatcccagcactttgggaggccaaggcaggtggattacttgcagtcaggagtttgagaccagcctggccgacagggtgaaaccatatctactaaaaatacaaaaatgagccaggcatggtggcaggggcttataatcccagctaatcacgaggctgaggcagaagaatcgcttgagtccaggagatggaggttgcagtaagccgagatcttgccactgcactccagcctgggtgacagagcgagactctgtctcaaaaaaaaaaaaaaaaaaaaaaaatctccaggatGATGGTAAAAAGAGATCTCTAGATCACAGCTGTTCAGCA
This genomic stretch from Pongo pygmaeus isolate AG05252 chromosome X, NHGRI_mPonPyg2-v2.0_pri, whole genome shotgun sequence harbors:
- the LOC129024546 gene encoding uncharacterized protein AH6.3-like, with protein sequence MAKETHTPVKPKENMKQPIISTKKPTPRTKEKKEKKNSSQQKTNKNGKVEKKIIKVKKPLQRNSRKKTQSPPSCSKKPRITMRPTIFVCHHEQNKTQQKNQKSKHKRQQKIKIRRASPEAAGKSKPSQVTISAASKCRAWIRNVQLATATLGNHQSHKGQI